One Streptomyces formicae genomic window, CGACGGGACCGTGAAGAACCTCTTCTTCACGATGTTCCTGTTCGCCCTCGGTTACAAGGTCGGCCCGCAGTTCTTCCGCGGGCTGCGCAAGGACGGGCTGCCGCAGGTCGTCAACGCCGTCGTGGTCTGTGTGACGGGCCTGCTCGTCTGCTGGGGCTTCGCGGCCATGCTCGGCTACGGTCCCGGGCTCTCGGCGGGGCTGCTCGGCGGCGCGCTCACCCAGTCCGCCGTGATCGGCGTCGCCCAGGACGCCATCGGCAACCTGCCGGGCCTCTCGTCGGGCGAGATGAAGGAGCAGGAGAACCTCGTCGCCATCGGGTACGCCGTCTGCTATCCGCTCGGCACGATCCTGTGCGCGATGCTCCTCGCGAACGTGCTGCCCCGGCTCTACCGCAGGGACCTGGCGGCCGAATCCCTCGCGCTCGCCAAGGAGTTGGACGCCCCGGCCGACAACCCCGACCTGAGCGAGGGCTACTACGAGGTCGTCCTGCGCGCCTACAAGGTGGAGCGGCCCGACATCGTGGGCCGCACCATCGACGACTTCGAGAACCAGCAGAGACAGCTGGGCCGCCGCCTCTACATCACCGGCGTGCGGCGCGCGGGCACGGTCCTGCCGCACGACCAGGAGACGGCGCTGCGCGAGGGCGACGTGGTGGCGATGAGCGCGATCCGCGGCGACCTCGTCACCTATGACGCGCGCACCCACATCGGCGGCGAGGCCGACGACGTCGAACTGCTCGGCTACCAGACCGAGAGCCTGCACGTCGTCGCGTCCGAGAAGGCCCAACTGGGCAGGACGATCGGCGAGTTGCGCGCCGAGCCGTTCATGGTCGGCGTCTACGTCGACAAGCTGTACCGGGCCGGATCCGAGTTCCCCTACCGGCTCGCCACCAAGGTGGAGCGCGGCGACACCCTGGTCCTGACCGGACCCAAGCGCCTGGTGGACCCGGCGGGCAAGGAGATCGGCAAGCCCGTGCCGACGTCGTTCGCCACCGACATGGTCTGGGTGGGGCTCGGCATCTTCCTCGGCGGCTGCATCGGCATCCCCGCGCTGACCGCGGGCGGCGTGCCGATCTCGCTCTCCACCTCGGGCGGCGCGCTCATCATGGGCCTCGTCTTCGGCTGGATCCGCGGGAAGTACCCGACGTACGGCAACGTCCCGCCGGGCGCCCAGTGGTTCATGGACACGCTCGGGCTCTGCCTGTTCGTCGCGGTCGTCGGCATCAACGCGGGGCCGAGCTTCACCAGCGGCCTCTCGACGGCCGGGTGGGGTCTCCTCGTCTTCGGTGCCGTCGCCACCCTGATCCCGCTGATCGTCGGCTTCCTCGTCGGCCATCACATCCAGAAGATCCGGTTCCCGGTCCTGATGGGCGTCCTGGCGGGCGGCCAGACCACCACGGCGGCCATCGGCGCCATCAACGAAGAGTCCAAGTCCCAGGTGCCGACGCTCGGTTACACGATCCCGTACGCCGTGTCCAACGTCCTCCTGACGATCTGGGGCGCCGTCATCGTCCTCCTCCACCACTGACCGCTGACACCGCTGACTCCGCTGACGCCCACCCCGTCCGTACGTAAGGAAGCACCGTGCCGAAGACCACGTTCACCCGCGAGGAAATCCAGTCCTTCGCCCAGCTGAGCCCCTTCGAACTGAAGGACAAGTTCATCCAGATCGCGCAGGCGGTGCAGGAGGACAAGCCGGGCCAGAAGGAGAAGTCGAGCGCGCAGATGCTCAACGCGGGCCGGGGCAACCCGAACTGGACCGCGACAGGACCCCGCGAGGCCTTCTACGCGCTCGGCTACTTCGCCCTCTCCGAGTCGAGGCGGGTGTGGACCGCCGACGACCTCGGCGGCATGCCGGAGAAGAAGGGATCGGCGGAGCGCTTCGACACCTTCGTGCGCCGCCACCCGGACCTGCCGGGCATCGAACTCCTGGAGAAGTGCGTCGCGTACGCCGTCGAGCGCTTCGGCTTCGACCGGGACGAGTTCGTGCACGAGCTGACCGACAGCTCCATCGGCGACAACTACCCCGTCCCTGACCGGATGCTGACGCACGCCGAACGGATCGTGCGCGGCTACCTCGCCGACGAGATGTTCGCCAAGAAGCCGCCGCAGGACAACCTCTCGCTGTTCGCGACCGAGGGCGGCACGGCCGCGATGTGCTACATCTTCGACTCGCTGATGAAGAACGGCATCCTGAAGAAGGGCGACAAGATCGCCCTGATGGTGCCGGTGTTCACGCCGTACATCGAGATCCCCGAGCTCGACACCTACGAGTTCGACGTCGTGAACGTCGAGGCGAGCCTGTTCACCGAGACCGGTGTGCGCGAGTGGCGCTACCCCGAGGAGGAGGTCGCCAAGCTCGCCGACCCCGCGGTGAAGCTGGTCTGCATCGTCAATCCGTCCAACCCGCCGTCCCTGGCGCTCAGTCAGCGCGTCGCGAACCAGATCAAGGACATCGTCGCCACCGACAACCCGAACCTGCTGCTCGTCACCGACGACGTGTACGGCACGTTCGTGGAGGGCTTCCGCTCGATCGCCGCCGACCTGCCGCGCAACACGCTGCTCGTGTACTCCTACTCCAAGCACTACGGCTGCACGGGCTGGCGCCTCGGCGTCATCGGCCTGCACGACGACAACGTCATCGACACGATGATCGCGGAGCTGCCGGACGCGGAGAAGGACCGGCTCGACAAGCGCTACGGCACCCTGTCGCTTGAGCCGTCGTCCATCCGCTTCATCGACCGCCTGGTCGCCGACTCGCGACAGGTCGCGCTCAACCACACGGCGGGCCTCTCGCTCCCCCAGCAGGTGATGATGACGCTCTTCTCGCTCTTCGACATGCTGGAGGAGGGCCAGGCGTACAAGGAGCGGATCCGCGCGATCGTGCAGCAGCGGCTCGCCCTGCTCCTCGAAGGCGCCCAGATGAAGATCTCCGACGATCCGAAGCGGGCCGCGTACTACATCGAACTCGACCTGCTGGCGGAGGCGGAGCGCGTCCACGGCAAGGACTTCGCGGACTTCCTGGAGAAGAACTACGAGCCGGTGGACCCGCTGTTCCGCCTCGCCGAACAGACCCACGTGGTGCTCCTCAACGGCGGCGGCTTCGACGGACCGCAGTGGTCGGTCCGGGTCTCGCTGGCCAACCTGGACGACCTCGACTACCTGAAGATCGGGCACCATCTGCGGGGCATCTTCAATGACTACGCTCAGGAGTGGCAGTCGTCGAAGGGGTGAGCCGGGGCCGCTCCTACCGGTAGGCGGCGAACGCCTTGGTGAACGCCAGCGGCCGCTGCTCGATCGAACTGCA contains:
- the aspT gene encoding aspartate-alanine antiporter, whose translation is MIDFLNRNVFQPHPELLVFITVALGFLVGKVRYKAIALGAVTGCLVMGLLLGAQFKVTIDGTVKNLFFTMFLFALGYKVGPQFFRGLRKDGLPQVVNAVVVCVTGLLVCWGFAAMLGYGPGLSAGLLGGALTQSAVIGVAQDAIGNLPGLSSGEMKEQENLVAIGYAVCYPLGTILCAMLLANVLPRLYRRDLAAESLALAKELDAPADNPDLSEGYYEVVLRAYKVERPDIVGRTIDDFENQQRQLGRRLYITGVRRAGTVLPHDQETALREGDVVAMSAIRGDLVTYDARTHIGGEADDVELLGYQTESLHVVASEKAQLGRTIGELRAEPFMVGVYVDKLYRAGSEFPYRLATKVERGDTLVLTGPKRLVDPAGKEIGKPVPTSFATDMVWVGLGIFLGGCIGIPALTAGGVPISLSTSGGALIMGLVFGWIRGKYPTYGNVPPGAQWFMDTLGLCLFVAVVGINAGPSFTSGLSTAGWGLLVFGAVATLIPLIVGFLVGHHIQKIRFPVLMGVLAGGQTTTAAIGAINEESKSQVPTLGYTIPYAVSNVLLTIWGAVIVLLHH
- a CDS encoding bifunctional aspartate transaminase/aspartate 4-decarboxylase, which gives rise to MPKTTFTREEIQSFAQLSPFELKDKFIQIAQAVQEDKPGQKEKSSAQMLNAGRGNPNWTATGPREAFYALGYFALSESRRVWTADDLGGMPEKKGSAERFDTFVRRHPDLPGIELLEKCVAYAVERFGFDRDEFVHELTDSSIGDNYPVPDRMLTHAERIVRGYLADEMFAKKPPQDNLSLFATEGGTAAMCYIFDSLMKNGILKKGDKIALMVPVFTPYIEIPELDTYEFDVVNVEASLFTETGVREWRYPEEEVAKLADPAVKLVCIVNPSNPPSLALSQRVANQIKDIVATDNPNLLLVTDDVYGTFVEGFRSIAADLPRNTLLVYSYSKHYGCTGWRLGVIGLHDDNVIDTMIAELPDAEKDRLDKRYGTLSLEPSSIRFIDRLVADSRQVALNHTAGLSLPQQVMMTLFSLFDMLEEGQAYKERIRAIVQQRLALLLEGAQMKISDDPKRAAYYIELDLLAEAERVHGKDFADFLEKNYEPVDPLFRLAEQTHVVLLNGGGFDGPQWSVRVSLANLDDLDYLKIGHHLRGIFNDYAQEWQSSKG